From one Populus alba chromosome 17, ASM523922v2, whole genome shotgun sequence genomic stretch:
- the LOC118042950 gene encoding UPF0481 protein At3g47200 encodes MNNEFEEARASNWEDYDMTRDIVTRLNSMVDSCAPQQGLFKCCIYEVPNLLRNVKPEAYTPQLISIGPLHHDDAKLEIMQRKKLICFREFKGNGMSDERIMDLVNIIRNEEKNIRQYYSKNFDKIESREFIEMILLDAVFIIEFLKESYGFRGRPKNLEPWMMSDIEEDLKLLENQLPFFSIDEIYDEVISARQEFPRIPFLRLATLHFGKYAFSDLMRANNDPKVKGSRHFTDLLRNLMLNGVIERSFTFDNIKLKYSAVMLRKAGVSFRVVKEECLLNIRFEKGVLEIPRLEVDYSFERFVRNIMALEQCYKPFKAYICSYIKFLDHLINSAEDVDLLVEKGIILHWLGDDAALSTKILETLPLIMMISVRI; translated from the coding sequence ATGAATAACGAATTTGAAGAAGCAAGAGCATCAAATTGGGAAGATTATGATATGACTAGAGATATTGTGACACGGCTTAACAGTATGGTGGATTCGTGCGCACCTCAACAGGGCCTGTTTAAGTGCTGTATCTACGAGGTGCCCAATTTGCTTAGAAACGTAAAACCGGAAGCCTACACTCCACAACTGATTTCAATAGGTCCTCTTCACCACGACGATGCCAAACTAGAGATCATGCAGAGGAAGAAATTGATATGTTTTAGAGAGTTTAAAGGGAATGGGATGAGTGACGAGAGAATTATGGATCTTGTGAACATCATTCGGAATGAAGAAAAGAATATCCGACAATATTATTCAAAGAACTTCGACAAAATTGAGAGCAGGGAGTTCATAGAGATGATCCTGCTGGATGCCGTCTTCATTATTGAGTTTTTAAAGGAGTCATATGGTTTTCGAGGTCGTCCTAAGAATTTAGAGCCTTGGATGATGTCCGACATAGAAGAAGACTTGAAGCTACTTGAAAACCAACTACCTTTCTTCAGTATAGATGAAATATATGACGAGGTCATTAGCGCTCGCCAAGAGTTTCCAAGGATTCCTTTTCTTCGTCTTGCTACCTTACATTTTGGAAAGTATGCGTTTTCAGATTTAATGCGGGCAAACAACGACCCGAAAGTAAAGGGAAGCAGGCACTTCACTGATTTACTTAGGAATTTAATGCTGAATGGAGTCATTGAGAGAAGTTTTACTTTTGATAATATCAAGCTGAAATATAGCGCCGTCATGCTTCGCAAGGCAGGAGTGAGTTTTCGGGTCGTCAAAGAGGAATGCTTGCTTAACATAAGATTTGAGAAAGGAGTGTTGGAAATACCACGCTTGGAAGTTGATTACAGCTTCGAACGTTTTGTACGAAATATCATGGCCTTGGAGCAGTGCTACAAACCGTTTAAAGCTTACATATGCAGTTACATTAAGTTTCTGGACCATCTTATCAACAGTGCAGAAGACGTGGATTTGCTAGTTGAAAAGGGAATCATTCTCCACTGGCTAGGTGACGATGCCGCACTTTCAACGAAAATATTGGAGACACTTCCGCTTATTATGATGATATCTGTGAGAATATGA